One stretch of Longimicrobium sp. DNA includes these proteins:
- a CDS encoding prepilin-type N-terminal cleavage/methylation domain-containing protein: MRNLRNSKGFTLIELMIVVVIIGILAALAIPRFTQASARAKEKEADGILKQIYTLENAYYANNGTWATTDANLQTVGWDTNTTLGLKNYAAPSISGPPITMTKTGSGYCDRTITATGQINSSNC; the protein is encoded by the coding sequence ATGCGCAACCTTCGGAACTCGAAGGGCTTCACCCTGATCGAGCTGATGATCGTGGTCGTCATCATCGGCATCCTGGCGGCCCTCGCCATCCCGCGCTTCACGCAGGCCTCGGCCCGCGCGAAGGAGAAGGAGGCGGACGGCATCCTCAAGCAGATCTACACGCTCGAGAACGCCTACTACGCCAACAACGGCACCTGGGCCACGACCGATGCGAACCTGCAGACGGTGGGCTGGGACACCAACACGACGCTCGGCCTGAAGAACTACGCGGCCCCGTCGATCTCGGGCCCGCCGATCACCATGACCAAGACCGGCAGCGGCTACTGCGACCGTACCATCACCGCGACCGGCCAGATCAACAGCTCGAACTGCTAA